The genomic region TCCCTTCTGATCTGAGGTGCGCTGCACGAGGAGCCGGCCTTCCTCGAGTCCGAGTGCAATATAACGCTGTATGCTCGCTTGGGCTCGGGCATCGATCACTGGTCCCATCCTGGTGAACGGGTGCATGGGATTGCCGACCTCCAAGCTCAGCACTGCCTCTCGGAGGCGGGACACGAAGGAGTCGTAGATGATGGTGCGATGGACGATCACTCTGGAGCAAGCCGAGCATTTCTGTCCCGCATAGCTGGTGAACGATGTGACGACTCCGACGATCGCTTCGTCGAGATCAGCCGTCTCATCGATGATCATGGCATTCTTCCCGCCCATCTCGGCAATCACCCGCTTGATCATAGGCTGTCCTGAGCCCACGCGCGCTGCCTCGGCCAAGATGTGGAGTCCCACGGTCTTCGATCCGGTAAACGCGATCGTTGCGACTTGGGGATGTGCGACGAGCGCTTGGCCGACCTCCGGCCCACCCGGGAGGCAGGCCAAACAACCGGTCGGTACACCGGCCTCGATGAAGATGTTAGTAAGCAGAGTTCCTAAACCGGGCGCGCGTTCCGATGGTTTGAATAGAACTGGATTGCCGGTCACAAGTGCCGCAGAAACCATTCCGGTGGGGATGGCGAGCGGAAAGTTCCATGGTGCGATGACGACGGTCACACCGCGCGGTGCATAGGTGCGCTGGTTGAGCTCTCCCGGACGGTTGCCTAATCGTATTGGTTTAGCCAGACAGTCCATCTCGTCTGCATAGTAGCGAAGGAAGTCGATC from Nitrospirota bacterium harbors:
- a CDS encoding aldehyde dehydrogenase family protein translates to IDFLRYYADEMDCLAKPIRLGNRPGELNQRTYAPRGVTVVIAPWNFPLAIPTGMVSAALVTGNPVLFKPSERAPGLGTLLTNIFIEAGVPTGCLACLPGGPEVGQALVAHPQVATIAFTGSKTVGLHILAEAARVGSGQPMIKRVIAEMGGKNAMIIDETADLDEAIVGVVTSFTSYAGQKCSACSRVIVHRTIIYDSFVSRLREAVLSLEVGNPMHPFTRMGPVIDARAQASIQRYIALGLEEGRLLVQRTSDQKGYFVGPTVFVDIQPHHRLAQEEIFGPVLAVMKADSFADAIRLANETEYALTGGVYARSPANLAMAREHFDVGNLYLNRPITGALVSRQPFGGHRFSGVGAKAGGEDYLAQFMIARVISENTLRRGFESTQ